TATTGTTGTGAAGCCTCACAAAgacaatttaaatttaattgtgGTCTGCAAAGGATCAATAGGCATTTGCTTGAGACAAGTGAGGTTTTAAGTAAGCTCTACATGACTGAGATGTGCTTCTGCTTATCAGCTGACAAGATGCATGATTCACTCCTTCCTTGTTATTCCATTTTAGTTTTTCATGAGAATCAGGAGTTTTCAGAAGCAGTGAGTCACATCATTATTTAATATTCGGACTCCCAGCTAGAAGTTGTTTTCCACAAGAAAACCCTGTAGAAAAGACGAAGCTTGCAAAATATGATTTGTGAGGTTAGCACAATAAAGGTCTGACATACTCCTTTTGAATTGATCCAGAATGAAACATGACTCTGACTTAGGTCATGTTCTTTGTTATTGTCTTAGAAATTCGGGGCCAGCAACACTCAAAACCCTGAATAATCATAAACTCTATCTCTTTAAGGCTCTATCTATAATCtgatagacattttttttttttttacattgtgttcctgtttttctgtcaccAAGATGCAAAGTGTGCCCGCTCACCTTCTTAACCAAGTCAGAGATGCAGATTCACTCGAAGTCCCACACGGAGGCCAAACCACACAAGTGTCCCCACTGCTCCAAGACATTCGCCAACGCCTCCTACCTGTCCCAACACCTGCGCATCCACCTGGGGATCAAACCCTACCACTGCTCCTACTGCGAGAACTCGTTCCGTCAGCTGTcacacctgcagcagcacaccagGTCGGTCCAGCTGTTAACACAAAGCAGGGAACGTCTAGCTAACACACAGAATACTGATGTTTACTCACAACCTTTCTGATCCGCTCCTTTATCCGCAGAATCCACACTGGCGATAGGCCTTATAAATGTGCTCACCCCGgatgtgaaaaagcttttaCCCAGCTGTCTAACCTCCAGGTCAGTACGTGCTCATACAACTTAATAATTCTGCCTATTTCAACACTTCAACGTGATCATACATATCCAAATGAACAacattttcctgtgttttccGACAGTCTCACCAGAGGCAGCACAATAAAGACAAGCCGTATAAATGTCCTAACTGCTACCGTGCCTACTCAGACTCCGCATCATTGCAGATCCACTTGTCAGCGCACGCCATCAAAAACGCTAAGGCCTACTGCTGTAGCATGTGTGGCCGGGCATACACCTCAGTGAGTAAACCACATAGAgtcatatatgtatatttttgtctgtgtgtgatccTCACATTTTTAGTATAGTATGATATGGTATTATATAATATGACTGATAGGATGATGGTGTTGGATATAGTTCAGCTCGGCCTGAAACTTCCTGTCTGTTAGATTTAAAGATGCAGTATCTTCTTGCTTCTaatcaagtttctttttttttttaaatgttttcttccaTCTTTAAATATCTCTTAAAGCCCAACAGATTTATCTagaaatgattcattgattgctcaaactgaaaatgaaatatgatcccAGCctctaaaatgtgaatatttgttgtttctgctttcataacaaactttaatattttgaataGTTGGTTGGACATAAAAGCtattttaattgatttcatTGAAGTTAGTTAAGCTCTGGAAAGTTGTGATTGATATTCTTCTGATagtttaattgatttaaaatattttcagatgaaTCTAAACATAACTTAAGTTAAATCAAGGGCTGAACTAATAGTCTCATGTTTTCTcacgaaaaaacaaaaaaatgtggttTTTCCTAATTAATGCACACCTACTGAGGTTGTCAAAGGGTCAAGTGTCCTTAAGATGTCAGATAAATGTCAACAAGCAGTAATTCAGGAAATTTGACTGTGATCACagattaagataaaaaaaaaaaaaaggttgaggCAGGCGGGTTATCTAAGgctgttgtttctttctgttgaccttttggtgtgttttcatgtctttgtaGGAGACCTACCTTATGAAGCAcatgtccaaacacacagtggtgGAGCACCTAGTGAGCCACCAGTCACCTCAGAGGACCGAGTCGCCCAGCATCCCCATACGCATCTCCCTCATCTGAGCCCCCTCAGCTGCTCAGCAGCAGGTCGGATTCAGAGTCTACGTTAGGCTGGAGCTTATGAGGCCCTGCACCCACAGCCATCTACATAAGGCTTACATTAGCATTATGACAGCTGACATAAGCATTCAGTAAACAGGCTGCCTCCATCCATCTTGACACAGGCCGTCTGTCAAAAATGAGCACAGCGTTATTTTGTGAATGTAACAATACAGCTAGATGTTGTCCGGAGGATCGAGTGGCAAAGAATGTCTTGCGTCAGATTTAATAAGCACTTTCGTAAGCGTCATGTAAACTGCCGGATGCATTGGCCATCATAAAcgttttagtttagttgttttttttctctctcttcttccatgAAATGGGTTTCCAAAATGTGCCAGATGATATTTGCCCTTATAAAGAATTGAGAAAGTAGAATTGGGTGTATTCTGGAGACATCCAAAGATAATCTTAAAGCACTTTTAGGCCTTGTGGTTTTGGCTCAAATTGTTTCAATCTTGTTGGATGGAAAATGCCAAAGGGCATTACTTGTGGCAGCTATGAGTACTGACTGTGTATGAATAACAGTCTTTTTCTGTTACTTTCATTGTTCTCACTCACATTTACAGGGTCATCTAAAATTGAAGAAAGGCAATCTAGGTAGATGACAATTGAAACATTTAATGATTGTATTAAGGAGCTGTGTTATTGACTTggggaggcaaaaaaaaaaaaaaaaaaaaaaatacagcaacatgTAAGGGAAGaaagatgaatgtttttttgtttttttgtttttaatttctaaaaTCTTTCACTCCATATTAAATGTTCACCTTCTATGGCACCTTTTATGGTCATAACATgatcaaagaaaacactgctTTTTATATTACGTTTTCCTCACGTCCCATTAACTAGTGCCATATATGAACCTTGTTGGGGTTTAAAGAGAAAGCAAATCTTGTTCtagtgtctgtgtctgctttctctACTCAGCTAAGCTttgactcttgttttttttttaagtattagAGGTTGAATACATTGCACATGTATCAGTGCCAGCTCTACTCAGCCCGACTTTTAAAATACACCTCAGCTGACATTAAATTTTACTCGAGTGGTAAATTTTAAACTTAAACATTGGACCAAAATGTGACTGTACAGCTACTACGACCcagttaagttttttttttttatccttaatAAGCTTTACCCATTTGGAATAAACTGCAGTATAAGTCATATTCCATAGATCTGTATTATAAGTTCACATGGAGGTGATGCTTCtccttttgatttattttttttctccttagtATTCTTTTTATTGTACACAGtattgtttgttgtatttttactgtaactTTAACCTCTGGATGGTACAATTAGGGTACCCTGTATTCTTCAGGGCACTTCAGAAAAAGGTGCTACGGCTAGACGTTACGTTGGAGATGGAACTGagaataatgtaaaatacatatacagtatatagtatgttttcaaaagaataaaaacttaTTACTCAAGCCACTGGcctgaaaacagacatttaCGCCAACAACAGACCCTGCCTCTTCAACTTACTCTCAACTTTTGAGATAATGGGAAAATGTACATGTTGCtgtactgtaaaacatgttacTCATTTATAGTACctatttttaagttttcatGAACACGTTCTGTTTGGGTTTTGTAAAAGTTTATGTATGAacttactgtaattattttagtCTACCCGTATgttattaatattcatgttttatatcagTTATTTACATGTAAGCCTTAACTGTTTTATCATCCCATTTTCCATTACTCTGTATTGTGTTCTGCAGTATTCAGTCgtgtaaacattttaatttttttcttccttccgCATGGAGTTCCTGAGCTGTAATCTGTATGATAACTGTTTAACCCATGTTCTCTATGAAAAGATATTGCGTAGATTTATTACACTTTTTCCTGTCTTGCATTGTGGTTTCATATACGGTTTCTAGACAACTAAATATGCACAGCCAAGACTGAGAAGTTAAACTAAGGTtatcaatgtttaaaaaaggaaaaaaagctttGTATCTTTACCTTGTTTAATAAACAGACTGTTATAAATTCATCACTGATTGCTtttccaaaggaaaaaaaaaaaaaaaaactgtacctGCCAACAAATCGGCAATTTTCAAAAGcaagatggagaaagaaaaaaaaacgtagaAATCAACTAGTAAGTttgtttattcacttttatttatgaaaatatgtttgcttaaaaatgtatgtacacAGATACAACAAATGTTTCTTGTCCATTAGACCTCAGTTTACATGTCTGTCGCCAAAAGGGCTTTTATTATTCGACGTTTTCACGCAGCAGCAAGATAAAGTTAACACTTCATCATTTCAGGCACATTGAAGACAAAATAGACATTTGTTTCTACAGTGTATAACTATTATTGACACTAAATAATAGTAGTGGTGTGAAAtagttcatgtgtgttttatgttacacacatctgtgtgtgagaaTATAAGTACTTTCTGATTGTTTCCCTGGAGGAAACCACTGAGGTTGACCAatgtgagggaaaaaaacaaaaaaacagctcagGATGctcaaaatagaaaaagaaaaagctcctGGAATTCTGTGGCTTTtcattttggctgttttttttttaactacaaGCAAAGCCGTACATTGTAAATACTGGAGTGGCTACAGCTGACAAGCAAAGAGTTTGACAGATCTCAGAAAGGACCCAAACATTTAGACTCTGTTTAGCACACAGTCTCTTTTTAGACATAACGCAAGTCCGCAGTATTATCATTGTTATATATGAAAAAAGTGTGATTTTTGTAAACTTGTAAAAATGCTGATGTGttctaagatttttttttttgacacagtAAAACCATAAAGATACAACACCACAGGCGCCTTTTTCATTGAAAACACTGCCAAGATTAAAAATATACTATTATACTCCACTGctacatttccaaaaatgtaaaCGCAAGTAAAACTTCTTTCATAAAGTGCTCAGTTTAAACTACCCTCACTCAAATCTCTCTcatgaaatgtctttttgaCATTCGTCTTATCTTGAACCATTATATCTTTGCAAAATGATAATCTGTCCTCGAAACCAACACAAGTCTTTCAGGCTTTCTCATTTGATTTGTTGTGCCGATGCAAACAAACCTCTGAGACATATCTGCATATCTGTGGAATCAGACAAGAGTGCATTGTGTTTAGCTTCCAAATCAAATCTATCTGGCTTCATGTAAAATATGtcatataaaatatttgattGACACTTGCACAGGTTTTTACAAATCTCCCAAATGTTCACCCTCAATCTGAACCTGGATCACAGTACTTTCAggccaaacaaaagaaataccACCCTGAGCAGAACTGCAGTGGAAGCTCTCtttcattattacttttttttttaacatggatTATTTGCATTCTACATATTCTTTCActcatttattctgactttttctccGGTGGAAGTGGGCGGATGCTGTAAGTGCTACCCGATACTTTGACACTCTTCCTCGCTGGTGGTTTGCTGTTGCAAACAGCCTCCCACCTCTCATACCTGCTCACTGGTTTTAGAGCTCTCCTCTGTGCCTTTGGCGTCTGGAGGAACCAGTGGAGAGGTAAGATTCAGGTAGCCCTGCTCTGATGGTTGGTGCGTAGAGACGGACGCTCGGGTGCTGTCTAACGCCACGCGCTCGCCCACCTTCACACGGCAGATTGCGTCCAGGAAGTCAAGCGGGTCACATGATCCTGATGTCAGGCTGGTAACACAGACATAGTGAGAAAATGCACATATACGCATCAATCTATATGTTACATGAAAATGAAGCTGGCCTTACCTTAGTGTAGATGTATGCAGGATGCCATCACAGAGACTTTCGGAGGGGAGCActttctttgtgttctgttgatgatttgaatattttacgATCAAAACTCATCaatgttttttaatgctatAAAAAAGGGACATGTCACCCATTTTACATTTGGTCAAGTTGCTTCTCttacctttaaaaacagcctcGGTCGTGATTGAATCcaccaaacagcaaacatttaaattagaATTTCTTCATCTCACATCACTTATGCTGAATGAAaggtttttaaaacaataaagagaTCCTGTGAAGTTTGGGTGGCATGTCCCATTAAGGCAGAAAAGATCTGTGTGGTGTTACCTCCAGGCTGTAGTACGACTGGACGTTCCTCAGGGCTCGCTCTAAGGAACTGACTTGATTGGAGAGCTTCAGAGTTCGATCCTGAAGTTGTCGGTTTTCCACCTCTAAGACGTTAACCCTACAACACAGATTCAtgtacacactcactcacaatTTACCCAGTGTGTCCTTTATGTCATCACCAACACTAAATAATATTTAGTGTGTCATTAAGGTACCTGTGTTGGACAGTGGAGGCGGTCCTCATGCCATTGCTGCCCATCTCCTCTGCTTCACTTATCTTCCGCAGCagctccctcttctcctccaaaAGTTTCTCATTTTCCTCCATCACTGTATTGATCCGCTCCTTCTCCTGATAGTCGTCAAGGACGAGACAAGAGGAAtaagaaacagattttttttctgacacagACATCTCTTGTGGGATGTCTAGAAGTGAATGGAGCGTTCTGTGCCATGTATGTGACCTTGTGTGAGAGGCTGGAGGCCAGCACCAGGTCGTTCTCCAGTTTCTGGATGATGCGGTCCCTCTGCGCGGTCACCTTGAGGAAGACCTGCTTGGCTTGACGCAGCTTGGTCTTGTGCTGACTCTGCTTTTCGTTGTACTTCCTGattggaggagcagaggaaatGAACCACAGGAAATGTAACAACTTCTCCATGTGTATTAATAACCGATTATGCTTTAACCTTATTACCAGAAAGGGCATGGGAACAGCCAGGGTCATTTTCTAATATTGCATTCAACATAAATGTCTATATTTGTGTGTCTCACCTGACGTGTGTGTCTAGTTGGAGGAGAACTTGCTGCAGCTCCCCCTGCAGTCTGTCACACTCCTGCTGACTGGACACCAGCTCCTCCTGTAGCTTATGGTTTGACTTCTGGCTGTCTCTTGCCTGCagaacacatgtacagtacgtgATGTACATTTCGATCTAAATTCAAACTGGATTAACATATTTTGAAACATTGGTAAATAAACGTGATCAGCAGTTTAATGACAAGGCTATGCACACTTTGTAAAAAATGCCAGAGGTCAAACAGATTCTATCACCCTGCTTGTGGGAATTTACTGGGTTACAGAAACAAGATTAAACAAGATACAGCGAGTTGAGATAAAGTGTGACACTGTGAaactctgaaaaaaaacaagatgagattaaatacatttcaatcCCATGTAACCTAAATtacattgaaaaactgaataaaagcTGAGAATGTGACAACAGATTTAATTAGTAAATCACAGTTGATTAAAATATTGACATGTGAAGATGTGTGAAACAGACATATTAGGAGTGTGAAAGATGCCTCAGGTGACCAGAACCCTTTAGTTACATCTGTTGAACTGCTGTTTCCTACCTCCTCTCTGGCCTTGCTAAGCTCAGCCTCCAGGATAGCCAGACGGGTGTCCAGCTGCTGGGCACGGTGGCTGAGCTCTGCATTTGTCCTGGTCAGGGTGGCCTCCTTCAACCTCAGGGAGCGTACCTGCTGATGCAGCTCCTCTTCACGCTGCTCTAACAGCTTCCTGAGATAAGGAAATGGAGGAAGAGATGGTCAACAAATAAAAGGGAATCAGATCAGTGCCCTAAATCTTGCAGTGCTGCTTAATGGCACGGTCACTACTAGAACTCGGACTAAGTCAAACTGAACAGTGTCAGCAGCTCTGGAGTTTTAGTGACCTGGTGATGTGCTCCTCCTGTTGCTTGGCTCTCAAGGCTGACAAGGTGTCAGACAGATCCCTGCTGTCCCTCTCCAGGCGGCTGCTTTCGCCAGCCCGGGCTTCCTCCACCCGCAGCTGATGCTGGGCATTCttaagctgctgctgcagctccaacaCCTGCcatcacaaacagacaaacatgaagcTCCCAACCTCCCGTTCATCCTAGGTATCCCAGGATTTCCTGAAACTGTCTACAAATGTAAGTACACAGAACACATTTTACAACATCTCTACAGAAGCAACAATCACGTCCCGAGGTTTCTTTATAAACTGAGGGACAACTTCTTAATCTGTGCacttattaatatattattattaagataaAGGTCCACTTAGATCATAGAAATCATAccacaaattaaacaaaaaaagagtatGTATCAGGATGTTTTGATATGCGTGAAGATACATATTCATGTAGCATATGTGAATACGTAGCATTTTCaagagatgggaaatgacatcCAGTTAATTCTAAACTAACAAGGtgcaacagcaacagaaaaaaagcagcagatcagATGAAATAACCGTTCCCTGTGCAGAATTTGCCCCAGAGCTGACCTTTTTGTCAGCAGCAATGAGCCGCGCCCTCTCGGCCTGCAAGTCCTCTTGCAGACTGGTGGTGGCACTGCGGTTTGTGGAGTTGCGTGCCAGATCCAACTCCAGTTCCCTGATTTTCTGCTGCTGACGTTCGCACTCAGCCACCTGAGCGTGAACACTCTGCTCCACCTGAATTAGCTTGGTCTGGACCTGCTTCAGCTCTGCACAAAGCTGAAGGAAGCACAGAGAAACGGATGCTTAACATCAAGGTAACAACTATTCTAACAGTTCTAGCTTTTTGTATGGCAGCTTCCCTTTTAGTTGGTTTAGATTACAGTTACACATTTGCATTCCCAATAGGGCGACTGGGTGAGTAAGAGAGTGATTAGGATAACGGTTAAGCGATAAATGTGAGAGTCCTACAGGAAATTCCAAATGTGTGATTAGATACTGACCTTGAGTTTTTCCTGGTCAAGCAGGGTGTTGTGTCTCTTCAGGTCcatgttcttctccttctcgtAGCGTAGCTCTCTCTCGGCAGAGGTGAACAGGCTCTGGGCCCTCTGCAGGTCCTGCTTCATCTGTTTAGCCTCCTCTGCCTTCTGGCTCAGCACTAAGTCTTGCGACTGAAGAGGGAAAGTTTGGGATAGGTTTACGCTGAAGTGGAGTATGGATACTAGAggacatttgatgttttttctttatttttattattattttctatattgtacattaacactgaagacatcgaaactatgaaataactcatatggaattatgtggaaatcaaaaaaaagtgcaaacatgcaaaatgtattttagatttttaatttagATTCTTGGCTTTCTCTCAGTCAGATTCATGAGGTATTCACCTGGATTGATTTTAATCAACAGGTGATCCTTGTCAAAAGTTAAGagtttcttgcctgtgtttgaAACCACCAGTTGTACtgtatgcatacagtacatacgGTAAATAGCTCTATTCAACTATTGTTGTGATTCATATTACACTAAGTAGAGAAAAACAAGAGTTCAAGAGCTTTGTACACATGATGAGTGTATCATCATGTGCAGTCACAAGAACCGTCATGCAGAGGATAAGCTCTTACAGTTACCAGTCTCAGAAATCAACAGTTAACGGCACCTCAGATTAGATTAGACCTCAcaaggcagagaaagaagacaagCCAGTTGGAATAAAATTTCTCAGATTTGACTCCTCAGACAGTATTTCCACTGGTCTAACTTCCATTTCTTGTCCACAACTGAGGGTgaccaagaaaaagaagagaactgcTCGTGCCAAGAGACACAACGAACATGGATTGTTATGACGGACTGTTTCTCTACTTACTTGACGTCTCTTGTCATAATATGAATTACTATAGTAGTCTTATAAAGCTAAttactgtatgccaacatgacctctgaacaacacaactgatggttGTTAAGAGGACAAGAAATTTCACTCATTAACTTTTGAGAAGGCACACCTGGTAATTGAAAACCTtgagaatgccaagagtgtgcaaagctatcatcaaagcaaaaagTGGTTACTTTTACTTTCAAGCAATCCCACATGCTGTttataatttgaattaaaaagaaTGATAATCCACTGGAACTTGTGTTAATCATTCAGAGTTAAGCATTTCTTATGAACAGAAAAGAGAGGACTATTGCCAGAATTGCTACAGGCTAAGCTACTGTATACAAAATGTTTAGACATTTGcctttgtgtcatttcattcaGATTTGTAAGGAATTGTATAAAAGAGCCAAGCAACAAAAAGCCAATGATGTGTTATGTGACATGGTGAAAACTGAACTGCAGAAACAGCATGACTGTCTGGGCATGTTGGGGTTATGATCATACCATACCTTGATGCGCGCCTGGGCTTCATTGACCTGGGCCTGCAGGGCCAGTTGGTGCTGAGAGGCCAGCTGCCGCTCCTCCCCAAGCTTGGTCTGCAGATGATTCAGCTCCCCCTTCAGAACCGAAAGCTatgataacaacacacacacacatatatatgaatCATATGATTCTGCCAGAAAAAAATTTCCTTTGTGTCTGCCCCCTCTAtgagcaggtcaaaggttagGATCAGCTTGCTTGCTCAAAGACACAAAAGCAGGACAGCTGCACTTTGAACCAGGACTTTAATGCTAAGGGACACTCTAAAAAAACTGTCATGACAAGATGATTTCAcatacaaacttttttttttttttttttacaaataatgACCATACCAATGGATGTGTAATCCAGTTACCTGATCCAAGCACTCATCTTTGTTCCTCTCCACTGGACTAAGCCTAGATTCTGCATGAGCTGTGTGTAATTCGGGCTTCTGGCTGCTAATAAGTGCTTCCTTTGTAGAGGCGAGCTGCTCTTGATGCCACTTGAGCTGCTCTTTGAGGCGCTGTATCTCAAGctccagtctctctctttccccgtCAGCTGTCAGCTTCTCCTGGACACTGGAGCTCAGCTTGGCCTGCAGCTCGGCAGTCTGCTGCCGCTCAGAAACCATCTCAGCTCTGGAAAATATGCACATTTATGCAAAACAAGTAAGCTCTGGTGTCTTGAGACTGGTCAAGATAAAAGACAGAACTATCAGTTGTGGCTCTATCACACTGATGTACTTCAAAAATACTACAGCATGAGGAAATACATTTTGAGCTGATAACAACCTCAAGGCATTGTGTGCTGTCTGGAGGCTGCTGAGTTCAGCAGTTAGTCTGTCAGCCTGCTCCTGCAACTGGTCGACCTGAAGCCTGTTTTCCCTGAGGTCCTCCTGGTCCCGGTTACTGTCTTTGTAGCGCTCCAGCTCAGTCTGGAGCCGACTGTGGGCACGCTCCATCTGGGCCACCTGTCGGGCAGAGAGAAACTCATTTTAATGGTGTAAATGTCAAAATGCTGTGAACTTATGttgacacacataaaaaaagctagattttcatattattatattcatatttttttgtcaacaaCTGCAACAGATGcatttatattatgttttactGCATACCATGCATAATCTGTAATGCATACTGcatgtttccattttattttcttaattatgttattattatgttattatgtaaGATGTCCGCAGTGGCCAGCAGACTTAGAATTAACAAACCTTTTCCTCCAGAACTGCTTTTTCCCCCTTGACTTGGGTGAGGCTCTTGATGAGTGTTTTTCCTTGTTGGCATTCTGTCTGCAGGCTGTTGACCTCAAGTCTAAGCTTCTTCAGCTCTCGCTCACCTATCTGCAAAGCCTTTGGTGCAAAGAGTGAGGGAGTTATATACAGTTTCCGTGGGGCTTTTCACTTTATCTTTGGAAAATATAGCAACCTTTGCTTCAGGGTTAAGTCTCTTGAACTGTAAATTGaatttcacatgtttttgtaGCAGTGGTGTTATTGCTTTCTATCAGACATGGGATATATGTGGTTTTTACCTCCTTGTCTTTTTTGAGGGCAGCCTGTGCAGCACTGAGGTCTACCTCCAGCTGTTTCCTCCAGTCTTTCTCCTCAGTTAGACGAGCCTCTAGCAGAGCCAATCTCTCCTGGCTGCTGTCTCTTAGGTGCTTCATACATGGTGACAGGGgtgaaataaaatactgagtcaTGGAATTTGAAGTATATAAATTCTTTTGTTGtaggtttgtttatttctctttttccataTTTAACTTCCCAAGCATGGCAATCTGAGAGGTCAGTATGGTAAGAATTTCACTGGATAGTTCAAATAAATTCTTTTCTGAGATACTGTAATAGTTTCCTCTGATTTTATGTAGCACATATTGATGGCCATACCTCTCTCTTTattgtcctgctgctgctcattatACAACAGTTTATTTGGCATTTTAAGGAGTAGGATTACACATCT
The sequence above is drawn from the Larimichthys crocea isolate SSNF chromosome XV, L_crocea_2.0, whole genome shotgun sequence genome and encodes:
- the ccdc30 gene encoding coiled-coil domain-containing protein 30 isoform X1, with product MTMDHEEVHTELDQLSMRLQEDGLPSGASVEERQRHLWQQLLDTEAKLRSSTQELQILRTQQANEMKEVESYVAHIRGLLEERECLTADYERDNEHLRQELHQIRQQQESQSKELAELLAQEDLGEMGLSSPSEQVAYLLVERATLLERLEAAERRLESQSLTDSLREVQHQEHICHTMGEELKQHREEMQKTIDNVTKQCSSQSPLKKLFGLRRSGQSKHNITPAHSEEVSRERNERQRLERDLEEASRRLAMAHQDIRRLTNELDAAKNNNLDPSGSQLEGTVQEVENLRKEVDKLKHCDMMKLQRAKEQNDRLDAENRALRERVRTIESEKKNLSDQLAINDADKDVVAKEDQKDKSISSEPQNNLSGNEKDYIHKRCREAMEDGLVQVRELQRQLQRLRKDQEELEERNEELEALLGEAQNASKEERHRHEGELEGLHRRIKSLEAELKKQDTQEKMLKNGEDVKPTESYLQLHLRDSSQERLALLEARLTEEKDWRKQLEVDLSAAQAALKKDKEALQIGERELKKLRLEVNSLQTECQQGKTLIKSLTQVKGEKAVLEEKVAQMERAHSRLQTELERYKDSNRDQEDLRENRLQVDQLQEQADRLTAELSSLQTAHNALRAEMVSERQQTAELQAKLSSSVQEKLTADGERERLELEIQRLKEQLKWHQEQLASTKEALISSQKPELHTAHAESRLSPVERNKDECLDQLSVLKGELNHLQTKLGEERQLASQHQLALQAQVNEAQARIKSQDLVLSQKAEEAKQMKQDLQRAQSLFTSAERELRYEKEKNMDLKRHNTLLDQEKLKLCAELKQVQTKLIQVEQSVHAQVAECERQQQKIRELELDLARNSTNRSATTSLQEDLQAERARLIAADKKVLELQQQLKNAQHQLRVEEARAGESSRLERDSRDLSDTLSALRAKQQEEHITRKLLEQREEELHQQVRSLRLKEATLTRTNAELSHRAQQLDTRLAILEAELSKAREEARDSQKSNHKLQEELVSSQQECDRLQGELQQVLLQLDTHVRKYNEKQSQHKTKLRQAKQVFLKVTAQRDRIIQKLENDLVLASSLSHKEKERINTVMEENEKLLEEKRELLRKISEAEEMGSNGMRTASTVQHRVNVLEVENRQLQDRTLKLSNQVSSLERALRNVQSYYSLENTKKVLPSESLCDGILHTSTLSLTSGSCDPLDFLDAICRVKVGERVALDSTRASVSTHQPSEQGYLNLTSPLVPPDAKGTEESSKTSEQV
- the ccdc30 gene encoding coiled-coil domain-containing protein 30 isoform X4 — its product is MTMDHEEVHTELDQLSMRLQEDGLPSGASVEERQRHLWQQLLDTEAKLRSSTQELQILRTQQANEMKEVESYVAHIRGLLEERECLTADYERDNEHLRQELHQIRQQQESQSKELAELLAQEDLGEMGLSSPSEQVAYLLVERATLLERLEAAERRLESQSLTDSLREVQHQEHICHTMGEELKQHREEMQKTIDNVTKAHSEEVSRERNERQRLERDLEEASRRLAMAHQDIRRLTNELDAAKNNNLDPSGSQLEGTVQEVENLRKEVDKLKHCDMMKLQRAKEQNDRLDAENRALRERVRTIESEKKNLSDQLAINDADKDVVAKEDQKDKSISSEPQNNLSGNEKDYIHKRCREAMEDGLVQVRELQRQLQRLRKDQEELEERNEELEALLGEAQNASKEERHRHEGELEGLHRRIKSLEAELKKQDTQEKMLKNGEDVKPTESYLQLHLRDSSQERLALLEARLTEEKDWRKQLEVDLSAAQAALKKDKEALQIGERELKKLRLEVNSLQTECQQGKTLIKSLTQVKGEKAVLEEKVAQMERAHSRLQTELERYKDSNRDQEDLRENRLQVDQLQEQADRLTAELSSLQTAHNALRAEMVSERQQTAELQAKLSSSVQEKLTADGERERLELEIQRLKEQLKWHQEQLASTKEALISSQKPELHTAHAESRLSPVERNKDECLDQLSVLKGELNHLQTKLGEERQLASQHQLALQAQVNEAQARIKSQDLVLSQKAEEAKQMKQDLQRAQSLFTSAERELRYEKEKNMDLKRHNTLLDQEKLKLCAELKQVQTKLIQVEQSVHAQVAECERQQQKIRELELDLARNSTNRSATTSLQEDLQAERARLIAADKKVLELQQQLKNAQHQLRVEEARAGESSRLERDSRDLSDTLSALRAKQQEEHITRKLLEQREEELHQQVRSLRLKEATLTRTNAELSHRAQQLDTRLAILEAELSKAREEARDSQKSNHKLQEELVSSQQECDRLQGELQQVLLQLDTHVRKYNEKQSQHKTKLRQAKQVFLKVTAQRDRIIQKLENDLVLASSLSHKEKERINTVMEENEKLLEEKRELLRKISEAEEMGSNGMRTASTVQHRVNVLEVENRQLQDRTLKLSNQVSSLERALRNVQSYYSLENTKKVLPSESLCDGILHTSTLSLTSGSCDPLDFLDAICRVKVGERVALDSTRASVSTHQPSEQGYLNLTSPLVPPDAKGTEESSKTSEQV